One stretch of Coriobacteriia bacterium DNA includes these proteins:
- the plsY gene encoding glycerol-3-phosphate 1-O-acyltransferase PlsY encodes MATALRIAIPILVGYLVGGVPFGVVIARRCYGADITAMGSGNTGATNVLRNLGWQPALVVALLDIAKGAAAAGVALGFAAGWSRWATDLLVVAAGVSAMAGHMYSPYFRLRGGKGIATAAGAIFVLMPAAFPLLIAVFAVLVLVFRIVSVASILAALCFPVAIWVLYPDRPVLFVFALLGVPLVVWRHRANLVRLVRGEEPKIRIGRPGGRRNASGAGEGD; translated from the coding sequence GTGGCGACGGCGCTGCGGATCGCCATCCCTATCCTGGTGGGATATCTCGTCGGCGGCGTCCCGTTCGGCGTGGTCATCGCGCGGCGCTGCTACGGAGCGGACATCACCGCGATGGGGTCAGGCAACACCGGCGCGACGAACGTACTGCGCAATCTCGGCTGGCAGCCTGCGCTCGTGGTCGCACTGCTCGACATCGCGAAAGGAGCCGCCGCCGCCGGCGTCGCGCTCGGTTTCGCGGCGGGTTGGAGCCGCTGGGCGACGGACCTGCTCGTGGTCGCGGCGGGTGTCTCCGCGATGGCCGGCCACATGTACTCGCCGTACTTCCGCCTTCGTGGAGGCAAGGGCATCGCGACCGCGGCCGGAGCGATCTTCGTCCTGATGCCTGCGGCGTTCCCCCTTCTCATCGCGGTCTTCGCCGTGTTGGTGCTGGTGTTCCGGATCGTCTCGGTCGCGTCCATCCTCGCGGCCCTGTGTTTCCCCGTCGCCATATGGGTGCTCTACCCGGATCGACCGGTGCTGTTCGTCTTCGCGTTGCTGGGGGTCCCGCTGGTCGTCTGGCGCCATCGCGCGAATCTCGTACGACTCGTCCGAGGCGAAGAGCCTAAGATACGTATCGGACGTCCCGGCGGACGTCGCAACGCTTCGGGCGCGGGGGAAGGGGACTGA